One part of the Sneathia vaginalis genome encodes these proteins:
- a CDS encoding endonuclease MutS2, translated as MKTYEDILEYYKIKNELIDYAILNSTKEKFLDLTLYTSKEKLEEELSLMLDMIDFYKYDDGFSIEVIKDIDTPLKSLEILGSYLETVDLSNIRMDIILYRKCKSRAKNVRDKYKRIYDLFVSSIDTKDLETVLNDIIDDDGNILETASPLLKDVRKQKHIINETIKDKLEGYINDPKFSNAIAEKFITTRNDRYVLAVKTDFKGLIKGIEHDKSSTGNTTYLEPLGIVSLNNRLREYEAREREEIRKILIRITEYIRGKKEEVLSINETLKRLDFLNAKVIFSHNHDCTVPKILTKGTFKLVNARHPFIPKDKVVPISFSIDEKSSLMLITGPNTGGKTVTLKVAGLLSIMALSGIPIPSDESSQILMFDRILADIGDEQSIEQNLSSFSSHVSSIANILKDSTSKSLILLDELGSGTDPIEGAAFAMSIIDYLNNMGCYGIISTHYSEVKAHAYNNQGIKTSSMEFDVKTLAPTYRLIEGIPGESNALIIAKKYGISDDIIQNAKSYISEDNKKVEKMLQAIKKQNEDLELANEKVRALTEELNEKKEEYNKKIFDLEYQKEEILNESIKKADEYIRNMQAKAKALIEKINQEDASKQNVKDTQRSINMLYNSIIEDKKKSSKPSKIKIKDTGFSVGEEILVKSLNKTAKIIKILDTKASLQVQAGILKMVIPIADAIKLKHKNTKPKGTVIYKRSDSKTEIDVRGMIASEAIHDIESFLDKAVLTGYTLVYIVHGKGTMVLRQKIREYLKTSPYVKEFKDAEQNEGGHGCTVVTLK; from the coding sequence ATGAAAACATATGAAGATATACTAGAGTATTATAAAATAAAAAATGAATTAATAGATTATGCTATTTTAAATAGCACAAAAGAAAAGTTTTTAGACCTAACCTTATATACTTCTAAGGAAAAATTAGAAGAAGAACTCAGTCTAATGCTAGATATGATAGATTTCTACAAGTACGATGATGGATTTAGCATAGAGGTAATTAAGGATATAGATACACCATTAAAGTCTCTTGAAATTTTAGGCTCATATCTTGAAACTGTAGATCTTTCTAATATTAGAATGGATATTATTCTTTATCGTAAATGTAAGAGTCGTGCTAAAAACGTTCGTGATAAGTACAAAAGAATTTATGACTTATTTGTATCTAGTATAGATACAAAAGATTTAGAAACTGTTTTAAATGATATAATAGACGATGATGGGAATATATTAGAAACTGCCTCACCTTTATTAAAAGATGTTAGAAAGCAAAAACATATAATAAACGAAACTATTAAAGATAAACTAGAAGGATATATAAATGATCCTAAGTTTTCTAATGCAATAGCAGAAAAGTTCATAACAACAAGAAATGATAGATATGTTCTGGCTGTTAAAACAGATTTTAAGGGGTTAATAAAAGGAATAGAACACGATAAATCATCAACAGGAAATACTACTTATCTAGAACCTTTAGGTATAGTATCGTTAAATAATAGACTACGTGAATATGAGGCACGTGAAAGAGAAGAAATAAGAAAAATATTAATTAGAATTACTGAATATATTCGTGGTAAAAAGGAAGAAGTTTTAAGTATAAACGAAACATTAAAAAGATTAGACTTTTTAAATGCTAAAGTTATCTTTTCACATAATCATGACTGCACAGTTCCTAAAATTTTAACTAAGGGTACATTTAAATTAGTTAATGCACGTCATCCCTTTATACCTAAAGATAAGGTAGTTCCTATTAGTTTTAGTATTGATGAAAAAAGTAGTTTAATGTTAATAACAGGACCAAATACTGGTGGTAAGACTGTAACACTAAAAGTTGCAGGTCTACTTTCAATTATGGCATTATCAGGTATCCCTATACCTAGTGATGAAAGTTCTCAAATATTAATGTTTGATAGAATATTAGCAGATATAGGGGATGAACAAAGTATAGAACAAAATTTATCTTCTTTTTCATCACATGTAAGCTCTATAGCTAATATTTTAAAAGACTCTACTAGTAAGTCTTTAATACTTCTAGATGAATTAGGTTCAGGAACAGATCCTATAGAAGGTGCAGCATTTGCTATGTCTATAATCGACTATTTAAATAATATGGGATGTTATGGAATAATTTCAACACACTATAGTGAAGTTAAGGCTCATGCATACAATAATCAAGGTATAAAGACATCATCAATGGAATTTGATGTTAAAACTTTAGCACCTACATACAGATTAATTGAAGGTATACCAGGTGAAAGTAATGCTTTAATTATTGCTAAAAAGTATGGTATATCTGATGATATTATACAAAATGCTAAAAGCTATATCAGTGAAGATAACAAAAAAGTTGAAAAAATGTTGCAAGCAATAAAGAAGCAAAATGAGGATTTAGAACTTGCAAATGAAAAAGTAAGAGCTTTAACTGAAGAACTTAATGAAAAGAAGGAAGAATATAATAAAAAGATATTTGATTTAGAATATCAAAAAGAAGAAATACTTAATGAAAGTATTAAAAAAGCAGATGAGTATATACGTAATATGCAGGCAAAAGCTAAGGCATTAATTGAAAAAATTAATCAAGAAGATGCAAGTAAACAAAATGTAAAAGATACTCAAAGAAGTATAAATATGCTATATAACTCAATAATTGAAGATAAGAAAAAATCAAGTAAACCAAGTAAGATTAAGATAAAAGATACTGGATTTAGCGTAGGAGAAGAAATTCTAGTTAAGTCTTTAAATAAGACTGCAAAAATAATTAAAATATTAGATACAAAGGCTTCCTTACAAGTTCAAGCGGGTATACTAAAAATGGTCATACCTATAGCTGATGCAATTAAATTAAAACATAAGAATACTAAACCTAAGGGTACAGTAATTTACAAGAGAAGTGATTCAAAGACTGAAATTGATGTACGTGGTATGATAGCATCAGAGGCTATACATGATATAGAAAGTTTTCTAGATAAGGCAGTACTTACTGGATATACACTAGTATATATCGTACATGGTAAAGGAACTATGGTTTTAAGACAAAAAATACGTGAGTATTTAAAAACTTCTCCATATGTAAAAGAATTTAAAGATGCAGAACAAAATGAAGGTGGACATGGTTGTACAGTTGTAACCTTAAAATAG
- a CDS encoding D-alanyl-D-alanine carboxypeptidase family protein: MFNKKIYAMLFTLCTYTTFSYTSAYSITDTNFVSYKYDEQQLRPIASLTKLMNIMVTLDAVKEKKVSLEDYVNISKPMTLIKETSIKMDVNDKIKLEDLLKAEIVHSANNAAYAVAMYVSNNNVDEFIKKMNEKAKQLGMKNTTFYTPTGLPTKYTQLPLDVSTAKDLGIMGLEALKYKEIIEWAKLKKININGYFYYNRNKLLGENGNFGLKTGYHKLSGFNMIGAFNIHGVNLINVSLNDESNKEKFSSQEFLTNEYLNKVKRYLEKGSTYGVVRVKYSKEKYVEALIDEDFYYYNTDYVIKEHMYNLKGSIKKNQRVGELKIYSKNNKLITTIYLISKTSTRKLNIFERILEFFGLLKGKK; the protein is encoded by the coding sequence ATGTTCAATAAAAAAATATATGCTATGCTTTTTACACTTTGTACATACACTACGTTTTCGTATACTAGTGCATATAGTATAACTGATACGAATTTTGTGTCATATAAATATGATGAGCAGCAACTACGACCTATTGCATCTTTAACTAAGCTTATGAATATTATGGTTACATTGGATGCCGTAAAAGAAAAGAAGGTTTCATTAGAAGATTATGTTAATATATCAAAACCCATGACCTTAATTAAAGAAACAAGCATAAAAATGGATGTAAATGATAAGATAAAACTTGAAGACTTATTAAAAGCAGAAATTGTTCATTCAGCAAATAATGCAGCATATGCAGTTGCAATGTATGTTTCGAATAACAATGTAGATGAGTTCATAAAAAAGATGAATGAAAAAGCCAAACAACTAGGTATGAAAAACACTACCTTTTATACTCCAACAGGTCTTCCAACAAAATATACCCAATTGCCTCTTGATGTATCAACTGCAAAAGATTTAGGTATAATGGGACTTGAAGCTTTAAAGTATAAAGAAATAATAGAATGGGCAAAATTAAAAAAGATAAATATTAATGGATATTTTTACTATAATCGTAATAAATTATTAGGTGAAAATGGTAACTTTGGTCTTAAAACTGGATATCATAAGTTATCAGGTTTTAATATGATAGGTGCATTTAATATCCATGGTGTTAACCTAATAAATGTATCATTAAATGATGAAAGTAATAAAGAAAAATTTTCTAGTCAAGAATTTTTAACTAATGAATATTTAAATAAAGTTAAACGTTACTTAGAAAAAGGAAGTACTTATGGTGTAGTAAGAGTTAAATACTCTAAGGAAAAGTATGTAGAAGCCTTAATTGACGAAGACTTCTATTACTACAACACTGACTATGTAATAAAAGAACATATGTACAACTTAAAAGGAAGTATAAAGAAAAATCAACGTGTGGGTGAACTTAAAATATATAGTAAGAATAATAAATTAATTACAACAATATATTTAATTTCTAAAACAAGTACAAGAAAACTAAATATATTTGAGAGAATACTAGAATTTTTTGGCTTATTAAAGGGGAAAAAATGA
- the rplU gene encoding 50S ribosomal protein L21, whose protein sequence is MFAVIKTGGKQYKVEVGSVLKVEKLATEVNSDVVFDEVLMIDGKIGTPFVEGAKVIATVKAHDKLKKVINFKYDKKTYYRKKGHRQQYTLIEIKEIQG, encoded by the coding sequence ATGTTTGCAGTAATAAAAACTGGTGGAAAACAATATAAAGTTGAAGTTGGGTCAGTTTTAAAAGTTGAAAAATTAGCCACTGAAGTTAATTCAGATGTTGTATTTGATGAAGTATTAATGATAGATGGAAAAATAGGAACTCCATTTGTTGAAGGTGCTAAAGTAATTGCAACAGTTAAAGCTCATGACAAGCTTAAAAAGGTTATCAACTTTAAATATGACAAGAAGACATACTACAGAAAAAAAGGTCATAGACAACAATATACTTTAATTGAAATAAAAGAAATACAAGGTTAG
- a CDS encoding ribosomal-processing cysteine protease Prp yields MINVLFKTSNSKILSFEIKGHANLSNLGTDIVCSAVSSTTLMTINGIIEILHLNPKYVIDEGYTLCDLSNTDVDKCQDFLKSYYVFIEELASEYPKNIKFKVMEV; encoded by the coding sequence ATGATAAATGTTTTATTTAAGACTTCTAATTCAAAGATTCTATCTTTTGAAATTAAAGGTCATGCTAACTTATCTAATCTAGGAACTGATATTGTTTGTTCTGCTGTTTCATCTACTACTCTAATGACTATTAATGGGATTATTGAAATACTTCATTTAAACCCTAAATATGTAATAGATGAAGGATATACTCTATGTGATTTAAGTAATACTGATGTAGATAAATGTCAAGATTTTCTAAAGTCATATTATGTATTTATAGAAGAGCTAGCAAGTGAGTATCCTAAAAATATAAAGTTTAAAGTAATGGAGGTATGA
- the rpmA gene encoding 50S ribosomal protein L27 translates to MLLKLNLQIFASKKGQGSTRNGRDSNPKYLGIKKYDGEFVKAGNIIVRQRGTKFHKGTNMGLGKDYTLFALIDGYVKFEDYGKGKKKVSIYETR, encoded by the coding sequence ATGTTATTAAAGTTAAACCTACAAATATTTGCCTCAAAAAAAGGACAAGGGTCTACAAGAAATGGTAGAGATTCTAATCCTAAATATTTAGGAATTAAAAAATATGATGGTGAATTTGTAAAAGCTGGTAATATCATAGTTAGACAAAGAGGAACTAAATTCCACAAAGGTACTAACATGGGCTTAGGTAAAGACTATACTTTATTTGCCTTAATAGATGGTTATGTAAAATTTGAAGACTACGGAAAAGGTAAAAAGAAAGTAAGTATATACGAAACTAGATAA
- a CDS encoding endonuclease III domain-containing protein, whose translation MNNKEKMKYILTLMEKKYGHPKVFLNYTTEYQLMVAVILSAQCTDKRVNIITKELFKYIKTPFDMENMDINTLKQYIFSCGFYNNKAKNLKLNAHELITRFNGVLPHNMDDLLSLSGIGRKTANVLLYDLWDISVGIVVDTHVKRLSNELGFSKSKNPEIIEKDLMKITPKKYWGLLSKYFILHGRQKCTSDCEICALKKKI comes from the coding sequence ATGAATAATAAAGAAAAAATGAAGTATATTTTAACCTTAATGGAGAAAAAATATGGTCACCCAAAGGTGTTTTTAAACTATACTACTGAGTATCAATTAATGGTTGCTGTAATTCTATCAGCACAGTGTACAGATAAAAGGGTGAATATAATTACAAAAGAATTGTTTAAATATATCAAGACTCCTTTTGACATGGAAAATATGGATATTAATACTCTAAAACAATATATTTTCTCCTGCGGTTTCTATAACAACAAAGCAAAAAATTTAAAACTAAACGCACATGAATTAATTACACGATTTAATGGTGTACTCCCACATAATATGGATGATCTTTTATCCCTATCAGGTATAGGTAGAAAAACTGCCAATGTCCTTTTATACGATCTATGGGATATTTCAGTAGGTATTGTAGTAGATACTCATGTAAAAAGACTTTCAAATGAATTAGGTTTTTCTAAAAGTAAGAATCCTGAAATAATAGAAAAAGATTTAATGAAAATTACTCCAAAAAAATATTGGGGCTTACTTTCAAAGTACTTTATACTACATGGACGGCAAAAATGTACAAGTGATTGTGAAATATGTGCATTAAAAAAGAAGATATGA
- the thyA gene encoding thymidylate synthase, with the protein MRVYKELVRYVLENGVRKKTRTGVDTLSVFSYSYRVNLNDGYPLLTTKKMYFNSMLHELFWYLSGEEHIKEFRKKSKIWDAWANENGELETAYGRFWRRYPVPEVSLPGEVFVDETNKYTKREENGQLVFDQIGYIIGTLKEMKKNPELMNGRRLVVSAWHPANATISKLPPCHYTFAFCVLGNKLNCHLTQRSGDIALGIPFNLACYSLLTMMIAKECGYELGEFSHTIIDAHIYVNHIEGLKEQLEREEYPLPKIEINDKPFDELTFSDIRLIGYKSHPVIKFDVAV; encoded by the coding sequence ATGAGGGTGTATAAGGAACTTGTAAGATATGTATTAGAAAATGGAGTAAGAAAAAAGACAAGGACAGGAGTAGATACATTATCAGTATTTTCATATTCATATAGAGTTAATCTAAATGATGGTTATCCTCTATTAACAACAAAAAAAATGTATTTTAATTCTATGTTACATGAACTTTTTTGGTATTTAAGTGGTGAAGAACATATTAAAGAATTTAGAAAAAAGTCTAAAATATGGGATGCTTGGGCAAATGAAAATGGAGAATTAGAAACAGCTTATGGAAGATTTTGGAGAAGATATCCAGTTCCAGAAGTTAGTTTACCTGGTGAGGTATTTGTAGACGAGACTAATAAGTACACAAAAAGAGAAGAAAATGGTCAATTAGTTTTTGATCAAATTGGGTATATAATAGGGACATTAAAGGAAATGAAAAAAAATCCTGAATTAATGAATGGTAGAAGATTAGTTGTAAGTGCATGGCATCCAGCTAATGCAACCATATCAAAATTACCACCTTGTCACTATACTTTTGCATTTTGTGTATTAGGTAACAAACTTAACTGTCATTTAACACAAAGAAGTGGCGATATTGCACTAGGAATACCTTTTAATTTAGCATGTTATTCACTTTTAACTATGATGATTGCAAAAGAATGTGGATATGAATTAGGTGAATTTTCACATACAATAATTGATGCACATATATATGTAAACCATATTGAAGGGTTAAAGGAACAATTAGAAAGAGAAGAATATCCACTACCTAAAATTGAGATTAATGATAAGCCATTTGACGAATTAACTTTCTCTGATATTAGATTAATAGGGTATAAGTCACATCCAGTAATTAAATTTGATGTTGCAGTATAA
- a CDS encoding bifunctional 5,10-methylenetetrahydrofolate dehydrogenase/5,10-methenyltetrahydrofolate cyclohydrolase — protein MIIDGKKVANNLLMALKEKHEILKAKINRPATLTVILVGDDDASKIYVRNKENACKKVGIKSNTIILPSNTQKEELIEVIRKENNNPDVDAILLQLPLPKHLDQIEISSYIDYRKDVDGFTPINLGKMMLNKSGIRPCTAVGVIKLLEEYGVNIAGADVVIIGRSNIVGKPLSIMLTNLSATVQVCHSKTKNIDEKIANADILITAAGYPNLINKHHKLKKGVCIIDVGINRVNGKLCGDVNINEIDLESVSYITPVPGGVGPMTVACLMENVINIFESRLDK, from the coding sequence ATGATAATTGATGGTAAAAAAGTAGCCAATAATCTTTTAATGGCTCTTAAAGAAAAGCATGAGATATTAAAAGCAAAAATTAATAGACCCGCAACATTAACCGTAATACTAGTAGGTGATGATGATGCATCTAAAATATATGTTAGGAATAAGGAAAATGCTTGCAAAAAAGTTGGAATCAAATCTAATACCATAATACTTCCTTCTAATACACAAAAAGAGGAATTAATAGAAGTAATACGAAAGGAAAATAATAACCCAGATGTTGATGCCATACTATTACAACTACCACTTCCTAAGCATTTAGATCAAATTGAAATATCATCATATATAGACTATAGAAAAGATGTTGATGGTTTTACCCCTATAAACCTTGGTAAAATGATGTTAAATAAAAGTGGGATACGTCCATGTACAGCTGTTGGAGTTATTAAATTACTAGAAGAATATGGAGTAAATATAGCTGGTGCAGATGTTGTAATTATCGGACGGAGTAATATAGTTGGTAAGCCTCTTAGTATAATGCTAACGAATTTATCGGCAACAGTTCAAGTTTGTCATTCAAAAACAAAAAATATTGATGAGAAAATTGCTAATGCTGACATATTAATAACAGCAGCAGGTTATCCTAATTTAATAAATAAGCATCATAAATTAAAAAAAGGTGTATGCATAATAGATGTTGGAATAAATAGAGTAAATGGCAAACTTTGTGGTGATGTTAATATTAATGAGATAGATTTAGAATCTGTTTCATATATTACCCCTGTTCCAGGTGGAGTAGGACCAATGACAGTAGCTTGTTTAATGGAAAATGTAATAAATATATTTGAAAGTAGGTTAGATAAATGA
- the rplT gene encoding 50S ribosomal protein L20 — protein MARVRTGIVRRKRHKKILKEAKGFKGTRKTNFRKANEAVRRAMAFSTEHRKLKKRTMRELWIIRINAASRLNGISYSKFMNGLKKLNISLDRKVLADLAVNNASEFAKLVEQVKNI, from the coding sequence ATGGCAAGAGTAAGAACAGGAATAGTAAGAAGAAAAAGACATAAGAAAATATTAAAAGAAGCTAAAGGATTTAAAGGAACAAGAAAGACTAATTTCAGAAAAGCTAATGAAGCTGTAAGAAGAGCGATGGCATTCTCTACTGAACATAGAAAATTAAAGAAGAGAACAATGAGAGAACTATGGATAATAAGAATAAATGCTGCATCAAGATTAAATGGAATTTCTTATTCAAAATTCATGAATGGTTTAAAGAAGCTTAACATTTCTCTAGACAGAAAAGTATTAGCTGACTTAGCTGTTAATAATGCAAGTGAATTTGCAAAATTAGTAGAACAAGTAAAAAATATATAG
- the rpmI gene encoding 50S ribosomal protein L35 yields the protein MPKMKTHRGAKKRIKITGSGKFVIRHSGKSHILTKKTHKRKKGLGQDYVISAGAAKKVSKLLAVSQGR from the coding sequence ATGCCAAAAATGAAAACACATAGAGGTGCAAAAAAAAGAATTAAAATAACAGGAAGCGGAAAATTTGTAATAAGACACTCAGGTAAAAGTCATATTTTAACTAAGAAGACTCATAAGAGAAAGAAAGGTTTAGGACAAGATTACGTAATTTCAGCAGGAGCTGCTAAGAAAGTTTCAAAACTATTAGCAGTAAGCCAAGGAAGATAG
- the infC gene encoding translation initiation factor IF-3 → MFCIKGTNKSDGIRINEEIRCREIRVIGEDGELIGVMSPREALEIAMENNLDLVELSPNAVPPVCKIMNYGKFRYEKTKKEKENKKKQKNIVVKELRIKPHIDEHDKQTKVAQITKFLEKEYKVKVSLKLSGRERLHVDSSIKVLDEFAEQFDDIAIVEKKYGKEQIQKYIMLSPKK, encoded by the coding sequence GTGTTCTGTATTAAAGGAACTAACAAATCTGATGGAATCAGAATTAATGAAGAAATTAGATGTAGAGAAATAAGGGTAATTGGTGAAGATGGTGAATTAATTGGGGTAATGTCACCAAGAGAAGCACTAGAAATTGCAATGGAAAATAATTTAGACTTAGTTGAATTATCTCCAAACGCTGTTCCGCCCGTTTGTAAAATTATGAATTATGGTAAATTCAGATATGAAAAGACAAAAAAGGAAAAAGAAAATAAGAAGAAGCAAAAAAACATCGTTGTTAAAGAGTTGCGTATTAAACCTCATATAGATGAACATGACAAGCAAACTAAGGTTGCACAAATAACAAAATTCTTAGAAAAAGAATATAAGGTTAAAGTTAGTTTAAAATTATCTGGAAGAGAAAGATTACACGTTGATTCATCTATAAAAGTTTTAGACGAATTTGCAGAACAATTTGATGATATAGCAATAGTCGAAAAGAAATATGGTAAAGAACAAATACAAAAATATATAATGTTATCACCTAAAAAATAA
- the era gene encoding GTPase Era, with protein sequence MKSGFISLVGRPNVGKSTLMNKLINEKLSIISDKSGTTRDKIRGITNIGECQYIFVDTPGIHKPRHLLGEYMTNTALESLEEADLILFILDGTETISTGDQFVRENIEKVNTPCAVIINKSDKMTDQEIEEKKKEIEEKLGSDFVDIIPITAEYGIGIQRIFDLCKKYLSSNVWFYPEDYYTDMPVNKIVIEVIREKILQLTRDEIPHSVAVEIINVKTLPNIRHYDVNIYVERTSQKGIIIGENGRLIKEIGIKSRKEIENLIGMKINLKLWVKVNKKWRKNKKFLEEQGYKL encoded by the coding sequence ATGAAATCAGGATTTATTTCACTAGTTGGTAGACCTAATGTAGGTAAATCAACTTTAATGAATAAATTAATAAATGAAAAATTATCAATAATTTCTGATAAGTCAGGAACAACAAGAGATAAAATAAGGGGAATTACAAATATAGGGGAGTGTCAATATATTTTTGTTGACACCCCTGGTATACATAAACCTAGACACCTATTAGGTGAGTATATGACAAATACAGCACTAGAATCTTTAGAAGAAGCTGATTTAATACTCTTTATACTAGACGGAACAGAAACCATTAGTACAGGTGATCAATTTGTTAGAGAAAATATTGAAAAAGTAAATACACCTTGTGCTGTGATAATAAATAAGTCTGATAAGATGACTGATCAAGAAATTGAAGAAAAGAAAAAAGAAATAGAGGAAAAACTAGGCAGTGACTTTGTAGATATTATTCCAATAACTGCTGAATATGGTATAGGTATACAAAGAATATTTGATTTATGTAAGAAATATTTATCAAGTAATGTATGGTTTTATCCAGAAGATTACTATACTGATATGCCAGTTAATAAGATAGTAATAGAGGTTATAAGAGAAAAAATACTACAGCTAACACGTGATGAAATACCACATAGTGTAGCAGTAGAGATAATTAATGTTAAAACATTACCTAATATACGCCATTATGATGTCAATATTTATGTAGAAAGAACATCACAAAAGGGGATAATAATAGGTGAAAATGGTAGGTTAATTAAAGAGATAGGAATAAAGTCTAGAAAAGAAATAGAAAACTTAATAGGCATGAAGATTAATCTTAAATTATGGGTTAAGGTTAATAAGAAGTGGAGAAAGAATAAAAAGTTCCTAGAGGAACAAGGATACAAGCTTTAA